The following proteins are co-located in the Microcystis wesenbergii NRERC-220 genome:
- a CDS encoding peptidoglycan DD-metalloendopeptidase family protein encodes MTSATPEQNCTAESNRVRYSAALLGLALSLGVPSILNSTSESAQAANSLPLAWEVIDLSQKAKDAGKKLKEPQIIQSQALATVKFIATSVVEHQVKPGESLWSLADTYQTTPTAIATRNNLSPHSDLIIGQTLKIPTPEQLPPAAPAATPEQLDSSSASLRQTRQRLQESLAALRTEETPHQSDSGETVIVTETTALVPDNSPTSVEIPVIAPEESPRPTGQVIPIPVPTPESDRPIATIPLNPPLTSRPEIPSVTLGNPAPVNEIPAVPTPRVIVPPENQVYRVRPGDTLNTIARALGITPAELARENGIDNPNQIKVNQTLVIPDHSANARVNQNLTPLVGDRPRLSFNPSNQQNLPPATASTGTEEFPENITGNYRERLRQEVANLRETNLSETQKSIAIPVDNPTETLDEPQITPNPQWTAIRSRSNQSTPPQIIGSAPTNVEEYNDRLRIPVGETVEPSLPPLTNPDEHLPNPAPIFTGFIWPTRGVLTSGFGWRWGRPHRGIDIAGPVGTPIVAAAAGEVIASGWNSGGYGNLVKLRHPDGSTTLYAHNSRLLVRRGQTVQQGEPIAQMGSTGFSTGPHLHFEVHPSGQGAVNPIAFLPGRR; translated from the coding sequence ATCACATCCGCTACCCCAGAACAGAATTGCACCGCTGAGTCTAACCGAGTCCGTTACTCAGCTGCCCTGCTGGGATTAGCACTCTCTCTGGGAGTACCTAGCATTCTCAACTCCACCTCAGAATCAGCCCAGGCCGCCAATTCTCTACCCTTGGCATGGGAAGTGATCGACCTGTCCCAAAAAGCCAAGGATGCGGGTAAAAAACTCAAAGAACCGCAGATAATCCAATCCCAAGCACTTGCTACCGTCAAATTCATCGCCACATCAGTAGTTGAGCATCAGGTAAAACCGGGAGAATCCCTGTGGAGTTTAGCCGACACCTATCAAACCACCCCCACAGCGATCGCTACCCGCAATAATCTCTCCCCCCATTCCGATCTGATTATCGGACAAACCTTAAAAATTCCCACTCCTGAGCAGTTGCCCCCGGCAGCCCCGGCAGCAACTCCTGAGCAGTTGGATAGTTCCTCTGCTAGTCTCCGTCAAACCCGTCAACGTCTCCAAGAAAGTTTGGCCGCCTTACGGACCGAGGAAACCCCCCATCAGTCCGATTCTGGGGAAACGGTAATCGTTACCGAAACTACCGCTCTCGTTCCCGATAATTCGCCAACTAGCGTCGAGATTCCCGTTATTGCTCCCGAAGAATCCCCCCGACCAACCGGCCAGGTGATCCCGATTCCCGTTCCCACCCCTGAAAGCGATCGCCCGATAGCCACAATTCCCCTTAATCCTCCCTTGACAAGCAGACCGGAAATTCCCAGCGTCACCCTAGGAAATCCGGCTCCTGTTAATGAAATTCCCGCCGTTCCGACCCCTCGCGTCATAGTTCCCCCAGAAAACCAAGTTTATCGGGTTCGGCCCGGGGATACCTTAAACACGATCGCTCGCGCTCTCGGCATCACCCCCGCCGAATTAGCTAGGGAAAACGGCATTGACAACCCCAATCAGATTAAAGTTAATCAAACCCTAGTGATTCCCGATCACTCTGCCAACGCTAGAGTTAATCAAAATCTTACCCCCTTAGTCGGCGATCGCCCGAGATTGTCCTTTAACCCCAGCAATCAGCAAAATCTGCCCCCAGCAACTGCCAGCACGGGGACGGAAGAATTCCCCGAAAATATCACTGGAAACTATCGGGAAAGATTGCGCCAAGAGGTGGCTAATCTGCGGGAAACTAATCTTTCGGAAACCCAGAAAAGTATCGCTATTCCCGTCGATAATCCCACAGAAACCCTCGATGAGCCGCAAATAACCCCTAATCCCCAATGGACCGCCATTCGTTCGCGTTCTAACCAAAGCACCCCCCCCCAGATTATCGGTTCGGCTCCTACCAATGTGGAAGAATATAATGACCGCCTCCGAATTCCCGTCGGCGAAACCGTAGAACCTTCCCTTCCTCCCCTCACTAATCCCGATGAGCATTTACCCAATCCCGCCCCTATTTTTACCGGCTTTATCTGGCCCACTAGGGGGGTGTTAACCTCCGGTTTCGGTTGGCGCTGGGGCAGACCTCATCGCGGCATCGATATCGCCGGTCCAGTGGGTACACCAATTGTGGCGGCGGCAGCCGGTGAAGTAATCGCCTCCGGTTGGAATTCGGGCGGCTATGGCAATCTGGTGAAACTTCGTCACCCCGATGGTAGCACCACTCTCTATGCCCATAACAGCCGTCTTTTAGTGCGTCGCGGCCAAACTGTTCAGCAAGGCGAACCAATCGCCCAGATGGGCAGCACCGGCTTTAGCACCGGCCCCCACCTACATTTCGAGGTTCACCCCTCCGGCCAGGGCGCAGTTAATCCCATCGCTTTCCTGCCAGGCAGACGTTAA